From a region of the Mauremys mutica isolate MM-2020 ecotype Southern chromosome 12, ASM2049712v1, whole genome shotgun sequence genome:
- the LOC123345573 gene encoding E3 ubiquitin-protein ligase TRIM11-like isoform X2, with the protein MAAATPAQLLLAELTCSVCLDYFKDPVSLACGHHFCQACITQCWEGLSADFPCPECRETFSRRNLKPNRQLRNIVDASRKLTLESAKEPDVETVCDKHKENLKVFCQKDQTLICVVCHLSQDHKGHPAVLIEEAAEDYKKQIRSRLESLKKESEEILTFKLSGENKSPELLDIKGTLSRCEREKFQNSGAFSSDLKWRLWESSQRNASLETIVQKFKDSLSSRQRLDKANVTLDPHTAHPQLIVSADRKSVRLGCTRQDLPDNPERFDPAPCVLGCEGFTSGRHYWEVEGGAGGVCDVGVARASVSRKGRISLNSEQGVWAVESREDQYWAHTSPEQRIRFPPSSAPRRIRVYLDYEQGQVSFFNAGTGDPIVTFPPASFAGERIRPFFGAVGSSARLTLCP; encoded by the exons ATGGCTGCTGCGACTCCAGCACAACTGCTCCTCGCTGAACTGACTTGTTCGGTGTGTCTAGATTATTTTAAAGACCCAGTGTCTCTAGCTTGTGGGCACCATTTCTGCCAGGCCTGCATCACTCAGTGCTGGGAAGGATTGAGTGCAGACTTCCCCTGTCCTGAGTGCAGAGAAACCTTCTCCCGGAGAAACCTCAAACCAAACAGACAGCTGAGGAATATCGTAGACGCTTCCAGAAAACTGACACTGGAGTCAGCAAAAGAACCAGACGTTGAGACTGTGTGTGAcaaacacaaggagaatttaaaagTCTTCTGCCAAAAGGATCAAACACTCATTTGTGTGGTTTGCCATCTGTCCCAAGATCACAAAGGACACCCTGCGGTTCTCATAGAGGAGGCTGCTGAGGATTACAAG AAACAAATTCGGAGCCGTTTGGAGAGTTTGAAGAAAGAGAGCGAAGAGATTCTGACATTTAAATTGAGTGGGGAAAATAAAAGCCCTGAACTGCTG gacatcaaaggcaccttgagcag ATGCGAGAGGGAGAAGTTTCAGAACTCAGGGGCCTTTTCTTCTGACCTGAAATGGAGACTCTGGGAATCTTCTCAAAGAAATGCATCTCTGGAGACCATAGTGCAGAAATTCAAAG ACTCACTCTCGTCCAGACAGCGGTTGGACAAAG cgaacgtgactctggatccacaCACGGCCCATCCCCAACTCATCGTATCTGcggatcggaaaagtgtgagattGGGATGCACAAGGCAGGAcctgcccgacaaccctgagagatttgaccctgcgccctgtgtgctgggctgtgagggattcacctcaggccgacactactgggaggtggaggggggggctgggggagtctgtgatgtgggggtggccagagcatCTGTGAGCAGGAAAGGACGGATCAGCCTTAACTCTGAGCAGGGGGTCTGGGCtgtggagagcagggaggatcAGTACTGGGCTCACACGTCCCCTGAGCAGCGCATCCGCTTCCCCCCGAGCTCAGCACCCCGCAGGATCCGGGTGTATCTGGACTATGAACAGGGGCAGGTGTCGTTTTTCAATGCTGGTACCGGGGACCCAATCGTCACTTTCCCGCCGGCCTCTTTCGCCGGGGAGAGAATCCGCCCGTTCTTTGGTGCTGTTGGTTCTAGTGCGCGGCTCACCCTGTGTCCCTGA
- the LOC123345573 gene encoding zinc finger protein RFP-like isoform X1, translating into MAAATPAQLLLAELTCSVCLDYFKDPVSLACGHHFCQACITQCWEGLSADFPCPECRETFSRRNLKPNRQLRNIVDASRKLTLESAKEPDVETVCDKHKENLKVFCQKDQTLICVVCHLSQDHKGHPAVLIEEAAEDYKKQIRSRLESLKKESEEILTFKLSGENKSPELLKQLQTEKQKIVAEFQQLRQFLEEQERHLLAQLEELKKEIGKGRAEYVAKLSEELSSFSSLISELEQKCQQPASEFLQDIKGTLSRCEREKFQNSGAFSSDLKWRLWESSQRNASLETIVQKFKDSLSSRQRLDKANVTLDPHTAHPQLIVSADRKSVRLGCTRQDLPDNPERFDPAPCVLGCEGFTSGRHYWEVEGGAGGVCDVGVARASVSRKGRISLNSEQGVWAVESREDQYWAHTSPEQRIRFPPSSAPRRIRVYLDYEQGQVSFFNAGTGDPIVTFPPASFAGERIRPFFGAVGSSARLTLCP; encoded by the exons ATGGCTGCTGCGACTCCAGCACAACTGCTCCTCGCTGAACTGACTTGTTCGGTGTGTCTAGATTATTTTAAAGACCCAGTGTCTCTAGCTTGTGGGCACCATTTCTGCCAGGCCTGCATCACTCAGTGCTGGGAAGGATTGAGTGCAGACTTCCCCTGTCCTGAGTGCAGAGAAACCTTCTCCCGGAGAAACCTCAAACCAAACAGACAGCTGAGGAATATCGTAGACGCTTCCAGAAAACTGACACTGGAGTCAGCAAAAGAACCAGACGTTGAGACTGTGTGTGAcaaacacaaggagaatttaaaagTCTTCTGCCAAAAGGATCAAACACTCATTTGTGTGGTTTGCCATCTGTCCCAAGATCACAAAGGACACCCTGCGGTTCTCATAGAGGAGGCTGCTGAGGATTACAAG AAACAAATTCGGAGCCGTTTGGAGAGTTTGAAGAAAGAGAGCGAAGAGATTCTGACATTTAAATTGAGTGGGGAAAATAAAAGCCCTGAACTGCTG AAACAGCTACAAACTGAGAAGCAGAAGATTGtggctgaatttcagcaactgcgcCAGTttttggaggaacaagagcgacacCTGCTGGCCCAGTTGGAAGAGCTGAAGAAGGAAATTGGAAAGGGGAGGGCTGAGTATGTTGCCAAATTATCTGAGGAACTCTCCTCTTTCAGTTCCCTGATCAGTGAGTTGGAGCagaagtgccagcagccagcgagtgaattcctgcag gacatcaaaggcaccttgagcag ATGCGAGAGGGAGAAGTTTCAGAACTCAGGGGCCTTTTCTTCTGACCTGAAATGGAGACTCTGGGAATCTTCTCAAAGAAATGCATCTCTGGAGACCATAGTGCAGAAATTCAAAG ACTCACTCTCGTCCAGACAGCGGTTGGACAAAG cgaacgtgactctggatccacaCACGGCCCATCCCCAACTCATCGTATCTGcggatcggaaaagtgtgagattGGGATGCACAAGGCAGGAcctgcccgacaaccctgagagatttgaccctgcgccctgtgtgctgggctgtgagggattcacctcaggccgacactactgggaggtggaggggggggctgggggagtctgtgatgtgggggtggccagagcatCTGTGAGCAGGAAAGGACGGATCAGCCTTAACTCTGAGCAGGGGGTCTGGGCtgtggagagcagggaggatcAGTACTGGGCTCACACGTCCCCTGAGCAGCGCATCCGCTTCCCCCCGAGCTCAGCACCCCGCAGGATCCGGGTGTATCTGGACTATGAACAGGGGCAGGTGTCGTTTTTCAATGCTGGTACCGGGGACCCAATCGTCACTTTCCCGCCGGCCTCTTTCGCCGGGGAGAGAATCCGCCCGTTCTTTGGTGCTGTTGGTTCTAGTGCGCGGCTCACCCTGTGTCCCTGA